One region of Yersinia bercovieri ATCC 43970 genomic DNA includes:
- a CDS encoding replication-associated recombination protein A: MSNMSLDFSQNEFQPLAARMRPLTLDQYIGQQHLLAAGKPLPRAIVAGQLHSMILWGPPGTGKTTLAEIIGRYGQADVERISAVTSGIKEIREAIERARQNRDAGRRTILFVDEVHRFNKSQQDAFLPHIEDGTITFIGATTENPSFELNSALLSRARVYLLKSLTAADIEKVIDQAMSDSQRGYGGQNIKLPDETRRMMSELVGGDARRALNSLEMMADMAEIDANGVRVLTPDLLKEVSGERSARFDNKGDRYYDLISVVHKSIRGSAPDAALYWYARIITAGGDPLYVARRLLAIASEDVGNADPRAMQVAISAWDCFTRVGPAEGERAIAQAIVYLACAPKSNAVYTAFKAAMQDARDKPDFDVPEHLRNAPTKLMKEMGLGAEYRYAHDEQHAYAAGENYFPPEMAATRYYSPSSRGLEGKIGEKLAWLAEQDQNSPIKRYR, translated from the coding sequence GTGAGTAATATGTCCCTCGATTTTTCCCAAAATGAGTTTCAGCCACTGGCCGCGCGGATGCGGCCTTTGACGTTGGATCAATATATTGGTCAGCAGCATCTGCTGGCAGCGGGTAAACCGCTACCGCGGGCAATAGTCGCGGGGCAGTTACACTCGATGATCCTCTGGGGGCCGCCGGGGACCGGCAAAACCACGTTAGCAGAGATTATTGGCCGCTACGGTCAGGCGGATGTTGAGCGTATCTCTGCGGTGACCTCTGGTATTAAAGAGATCCGCGAAGCTATTGAGCGAGCGCGGCAAAATCGTGATGCTGGGCGGCGCACAATATTGTTTGTCGATGAGGTTCATCGCTTCAATAAAAGCCAGCAGGATGCATTTTTACCGCATATTGAAGATGGCACGATCACCTTTATCGGCGCCACCACTGAAAATCCTTCGTTTGAGTTGAACTCGGCACTGCTCTCCCGTGCACGCGTCTACTTGCTGAAATCATTAACTGCCGCAGATATCGAAAAAGTGATTGATCAGGCGATGTCTGACTCTCAGCGTGGCTATGGTGGGCAGAATATCAAACTGCCCGATGAAACCCGCCGCATGATGTCTGAATTAGTGGGGGGGGATGCGCGTCGTGCCTTGAATAGCCTCGAAATGATGGCAGATATGGCAGAAATAGATGCCAACGGGGTACGTGTGCTCACCCCTGATTTGCTAAAAGAGGTCTCTGGCGAACGAAGCGCTCGCTTTGATAATAAAGGCGACCGCTATTACGATTTGATTTCGGTAGTGCATAAGTCTATTCGTGGTTCAGCCCCAGATGCGGCGCTGTACTGGTATGCCCGAATTATCACCGCTGGTGGTGATCCGCTTTATGTCGCCCGGCGTCTGCTGGCGATTGCGTCAGAAGATGTGGGTAACGCAGACCCACGCGCCATGCAAGTGGCAATTTCAGCTTGGGACTGTTTTACCCGAGTAGGGCCAGCAGAAGGTGAGCGGGCGATTGCTCAGGCGATTGTTTATTTGGCCTGTGCGCCGAAGAGTAATGCTGTTTATACCGCGTTTAAAGCAGCGATGCAGGATGCTCGCGATAAACCTGATTTTGATGTTCCAGAGCATCTGCGTAATGCGCCAACCAAACTGATGAAAGAGATGGGGCTGGGGGCTGAATACCGATATGCCCATGATGAGCAACATGCTTATGCTGCGGGTGAGAACTATTTCCCGCCAGAAATGGCCGCTACACGCTACTATTCTCCGTCATCCCGAGGTCTGGAAGGGAAAATCGGTGAAAAGCTGGCATGGTTGGCTGAGCAGGATCAAAATAGCCCGATAAAACGCTACCGCTAG
- the lolA gene encoding outer membrane lipoprotein chaperone LolA, whose product MKKLLVACCLLSGLISTSVLADASTDLQGRLSKVNSFHANFSQKVTSSEGAAVQEGEGELWVKRPNLFNWHMTSPDESVLISDGETLWFYNPFVEQATATWLKNATGNTPFMLITRNNPDDWKQYNVKQKGDDFELTPKNASGNLKQFTITVTPTGTIKSFAAVEQDGQRSAYTLKGQQNSSADASKFKFTLPKGVTLDDQRQ is encoded by the coding sequence ATGAAAAAACTGCTTGTTGCGTGCTGTCTGTTATCTGGCTTAATTTCAACCTCAGTCTTGGCGGATGCCAGCACTGATCTGCAAGGTCGCCTGAGCAAGGTGAACAGTTTCCATGCTAATTTCTCGCAGAAAGTCACCAGCTCTGAAGGGGCTGCGGTGCAAGAAGGCGAGGGTGAGCTATGGGTAAAACGCCCTAATCTGTTTAACTGGCATATGACCTCACCGGATGAGAGTGTGCTGATTTCCGATGGTGAGACACTGTGGTTCTACAACCCCTTTGTTGAACAAGCTACTGCGACCTGGCTGAAAAATGCCACCGGCAACACACCTTTCATGCTGATTACTCGCAACAACCCAGATGACTGGAAGCAGTACAATGTTAAGCAAAAAGGCGATGACTTTGAGTTGACGCCAAAAAATGCCAGCGGCAATCTGAAGCAATTTACAATAACAGTTACCCCAACAGGCACCATTAAAAGCTTTGCTGCAGTTGAGCAAGATGGGCAGCGCAGCGCGTATACCCTGAAGGGGCAACAAAATAGCTCAGCGGATGCCAGCAAGTTTAAATTTACCCTACCAAAAGGTGTGACGCTGGACGACCAGCGGCAGTGA
- a CDS encoding DNA translocase FtsK — protein MSQEYTEDKEVTLKKLSSARRVLEAILIVVTILAAYLMAALLSFNPSDPSWSQTAWHEPIHNLGGGIGAWMADTLFFTFGVLAYAIPAIMVMLCWAAFRQRDASEHVDYFALSLRLIGTLALILTSCGLAALNIDDLYYFASGGVIGSLFSNAMLPWFNGVGATLTLLCIWAVGLTLFTGWSWLVIAEKIGGVVLGSLTFMTNRSRREERYDDDDYQTDDVETVEQENGPVAGKVAAAGVAAATGLAASSAYADDDDILFSAPSVTDAPLPLVETDDKYDPLLSTLRVTDSDEQSPLSAASTESVADSVTRHGAADPSYTHTHTHFVNDTTAPVVEHLAATPPLYSFEIPEEIPPSVPTRVMLPAERPEPQMGSWDTPVAAASHSPFDFSTAQRHSGQVENTPHMNPGLGSTVDGLTAAGMAAGAASTSGPISTNGIVAASAAAATFMPAFTATSDSSSQIKQGIGPELPRPNPVRIPTRRELASYGIKLPSQRIAEQEQREQREDETQSSQNPASFGTEVESEDEAALQQAILRKAFVDQQSERYGQSTDASVNIFSAPEPEDEQALQEAALRQEFAAQQQHRYGATQQEDAAHRENASYSKNSIYSENSGLNENSTVEGVQSVDTSRAFTFSPVADLVDETPREPLFTPSPYVETAAEESFAPEQLSPHQQPHLQQSYSEQPAPVSPSYVSSANTQSVHSQPIAASPYAQSALQSAVQPTAPVQSAQPVQPIPAMDSLIHPFLMRNDQPLVKPTTPLPTLDLLSSPPAEEEPVDMFALEQTARLVEARLGDYRVKAEVVGISPGPVITRFELDLAPGVKASRISNLSRDLARSLSAIAVRVVEVIPGKPYVGLELPNKHRQTVYLREVLDCAKFRDNPSPLAIVLGKDIAGQPVVADLAKMPHLLVAGTTGSGKSVGVNAMILSILYKATPDEVRFIMIDPKMLELSVYEGIPHLLTGVVTDMKDAANALRWCVGEMERRYKLMSALGVRNLAGYNERVAQAEAMGRPIPDPFWKPSDSMDISPPMLVKLPYIVVMVDEFADLMMTVGKKVEELIARLAQKARAAGIHLVLATQRPSVDVITGLIKANIPTRIAFTVSSKIDSRTILDQGGAESLLGMGDMLYMAPNSSIPVRVHGAFVRDQEVHAVVNDWKARGRPQYIESIISGGDEGEGGSLGLDSDEELDPLFDQAVSFVLEKRRASISGVQRQFRIGYNRAARIIEQMEAQQIVSTPGHNGNREVLAPPPHE, from the coding sequence TTGAGCCAGGAATATACAGAAGACAAAGAAGTTACTCTGAAAAAACTCAGCAGCGCTCGACGTGTGCTTGAGGCTATTTTGATTGTAGTAACTATTCTGGCAGCCTACCTGATGGCGGCGCTGCTGAGTTTCAATCCTTCGGACCCAAGTTGGTCCCAAACTGCCTGGCACGAACCTATCCACAATCTTGGTGGGGGTATTGGTGCCTGGATGGCAGATACACTGTTTTTCACCTTTGGTGTTTTGGCATACGCAATCCCTGCCATTATGGTGATGTTGTGCTGGGCGGCATTTCGTCAGCGCGACGCCAGCGAGCATGTCGATTACTTTGCCCTGTCATTGCGCCTGATTGGCACATTAGCCCTGATTTTAACTTCATGTGGTCTGGCGGCTCTGAACATTGACGATCTTTATTACTTCGCTTCTGGTGGGGTGATTGGCAGCTTATTCAGCAATGCCATGTTGCCGTGGTTCAATGGTGTGGGTGCAACACTAACACTGCTCTGTATTTGGGCTGTTGGTTTGACGCTCTTTACCGGGTGGTCATGGCTGGTCATTGCAGAGAAAATTGGCGGTGTGGTCTTAGGCTCACTGACATTTATGACTAATCGCTCCCGTCGTGAGGAGCGCTATGACGATGATGATTACCAGACCGATGATGTAGAGACTGTCGAGCAAGAAAATGGTCCTGTGGCAGGGAAGGTAGCGGCAGCGGGTGTTGCCGCTGCAACAGGGCTGGCGGCGAGCTCTGCCTATGCAGACGATGACGATATACTCTTCTCCGCACCATCTGTGACTGATGCGCCATTACCGCTGGTTGAAACCGACGATAAATATGATCCACTATTAAGTACGCTACGTGTGACGGATAGTGATGAACAGTCGCCGTTATCTGCGGCTTCTACAGAGAGTGTCGCTGATTCTGTTACTCGTCATGGTGCTGCTGACCCTAGCTATACTCACACCCACACCCACTTTGTCAACGACACTACGGCACCGGTGGTTGAGCATCTGGCCGCGACCCCACCACTCTATTCTTTTGAAATTCCAGAAGAAATACCACCTTCAGTGCCGACTCGCGTTATGTTACCGGCTGAGCGCCCTGAGCCTCAAATGGGGTCATGGGATACGCCAGTAGCCGCTGCCAGCCATTCGCCATTTGATTTTTCAACGGCACAACGCCATAGCGGTCAGGTGGAAAATACGCCTCATATGAACCCTGGGCTGGGTTCAACTGTTGATGGATTGACCGCCGCGGGCATGGCCGCTGGCGCTGCATCAACATCTGGGCCAATATCTACCAACGGAATTGTTGCCGCAAGCGCAGCAGCAGCGACATTTATGCCTGCATTTACAGCAACCAGTGATAGCAGCTCCCAGATTAAGCAGGGGATTGGCCCAGAATTACCACGACCGAACCCTGTTCGTATTCCAACGCGGCGTGAGCTAGCTTCTTACGGTATCAAACTGCCTTCTCAGCGAATAGCTGAGCAGGAACAACGTGAGCAGCGCGAGGACGAAACACAAAGTTCTCAAAATCCAGCTTCATTTGGTACAGAGGTCGAGTCTGAAGATGAGGCGGCGTTGCAGCAGGCCATCTTGCGTAAAGCTTTTGTCGACCAACAGTCTGAGCGTTATGGGCAATCAACGGACGCGAGCGTAAACATCTTTTCAGCACCAGAGCCTGAAGATGAACAGGCTTTGCAAGAGGCCGCATTGCGACAGGAGTTTGCTGCGCAACAGCAGCACCGTTATGGTGCGACTCAGCAGGAAGATGCTGCTCATCGTGAGAATGCTAGTTATAGCAAAAATAGTATTTATAGTGAAAACAGTGGGTTGAACGAAAACAGTACAGTTGAAGGAGTGCAATCGGTTGATACCAGCCGTGCCTTCACATTCTCGCCAGTTGCAGATTTAGTGGATGAGACCCCGCGTGAACCACTGTTCACACCTTCTCCGTATGTTGAAACCGCCGCCGAAGAGAGTTTTGCGCCAGAACAGCTGTCGCCACATCAGCAGCCACACTTGCAGCAATCATATTCAGAGCAACCAGCACCGGTTTCACCGAGTTATGTTTCGTCGGCAAATACGCAGTCTGTGCATAGTCAACCGATTGCAGCATCGCCTTATGCTCAGTCAGCGCTACAGTCTGCTGTTCAGCCCACAGCACCAGTGCAATCAGCACAACCCGTGCAACCGATCCCGGCGATGGACAGTCTGATTCACCCATTCCTGATGCGTAATGACCAGCCTTTGGTTAAACCAACGACGCCATTACCGACGCTAGATCTGCTCTCTTCGCCGCCTGCGGAAGAGGAGCCAGTCGACATGTTTGCGCTGGAGCAGACAGCGCGTTTGGTTGAAGCACGGCTTGGCGATTATCGGGTGAAAGCTGAAGTGGTCGGCATCTCTCCAGGGCCGGTCATTACCCGTTTTGAGCTGGATCTGGCACCAGGGGTCAAAGCTTCGCGCATTTCCAATCTTTCCCGCGATTTGGCCCGCTCACTCTCGGCTATTGCGGTGCGTGTTGTGGAAGTTATTCCCGGTAAACCGTATGTCGGGCTGGAACTGCCAAATAAGCACCGTCAGACGGTCTATCTGCGGGAAGTGCTTGATTGTGCCAAATTCCGCGATAACCCATCACCATTAGCTATCGTGTTGGGTAAAGATATCGCCGGGCAGCCAGTGGTGGCTGATTTAGCCAAAATGCCTCATTTGTTGGTCGCAGGTACGACTGGTTCGGGTAAATCGGTTGGGGTGAACGCGATGATCCTCAGTATTTTGTATAAAGCCACGCCGGATGAGGTGCGCTTTATCATGATTGACCCGAAAATGTTGGAATTATCGGTCTATGAGGGTATTCCGCATCTGTTAACCGGCGTGGTTACCGATATGAAGGATGCCGCAAATGCACTGCGTTGGTGTGTCGGTGAGATGGAACGGCGCTATAAACTGATGTCTGCATTGGGCGTGCGCAATCTAGCCGGTTATAACGAGCGAGTGGCACAAGCCGAAGCCATGGGGCGGCCAATTCCCGATCCATTCTGGAAGCCATCCGACAGCATGGACATCTCTCCACCCATGTTGGTGAAACTGCCCTATATCGTGGTGATGGTAGATGAGTTTGCTGACCTGATGATGACCGTGGGCAAAAAAGTTGAAGAGCTGATTGCCCGCTTAGCGCAGAAAGCGCGTGCTGCCGGGATTCATCTGGTTCTGGCAACACAGCGCCCGTCAGTGGATGTGATAACGGGTTTGATTAAAGCTAACATTCCTACGCGTATCGCCTTTACGGTCTCCAGCAAAATTGACTCCCGTACCATTCTTGATCAGGGGGGGGCAGAATCACTACTGGGCATGGGGGATATGCTGTATATGGCACCTAACTCATCAATTCCAGTGCGTGTGCACGGTGCCTTTGTCCGTGATCAGGAAGTACATGCTGTCGTTAATGACTGGAAAGCTCGTGGTCGCCCTCAATACATTGAGAGTATTATCAGTGGTGGTGACGAGGGGGAAGGCGGTAGCCTTGGCTTGGACAGTGATGAAGAGTTAGATCCACTGTTCGATCAGGCGGTGAGCTTTGTGTTGGAGAAGCGCCGTGCGTCGATCTCTGGTGTTCAGCGTCAATTCCGAATCGGCTATAATCGTGCTGCACGTATTATTGAGCAGATGGAAGCTCAACAGATTGTGAGTACCCCGGGCCATAATGGCAATCGTGAAGTTTTGGCACCGCCACCTCATGAGTAA
- the lrp gene encoding leucine-responsive transcriptional regulator Lrp, which yields MIDNKKRPGKELDRIDRNILNELQKDGRISNVELSKRVGLSPTPCLERVRRLERQGFIHGYTALLNPQYLDASLLVIVEITLNRGAPDVFEQFNAAVKNLEEIQECHLVSGDFDYLLKTRVPDMSAYRTLLGETLLRLPGVNDTRTYVVMEEVKQSNRLVIKTR from the coding sequence ATGATAGATAATAAAAAGCGCCCGGGGAAAGAGCTTGATCGTATTGATCGTAACATCCTGAATGAATTACAAAAGGATGGGCGTATCTCTAACGTTGAGCTTTCAAAACGAGTAGGGTTGTCACCAACACCATGTTTGGAACGGGTTCGCCGCTTAGAGCGTCAGGGCTTCATTCATGGCTATACCGCACTGCTTAATCCACAGTATTTGGATGCATCATTGCTGGTTATCGTTGAGATTACTCTGAATCGTGGCGCTCCGGATGTATTTGAGCAATTTAATGCTGCCGTCAAAAATCTTGAGGAAATTCAAGAGTGTCACCTGGTATCAGGCGATTTCGACTATTTGTTGAAAACCCGAGTACCCGATATGTCTGCTTACCGTACACTACTCGGGGAGACCTTGCTTCGCCTGCCGGGCGTCAACGACACCCGTACCTATGTGGTCATGGAAGAGGTGAAGCAGAGTAACCGCCTAGTAATTAAAACGCGGTAA
- the trxB gene encoding thioredoxin-disulfide reductase, with protein sequence MSTAKHSKLIILGSGPAGYTAAVYAARANLKPVLITGMEKGGQLTTTTDVENWPGDPEGLTGPALMERMHEHAEKFQTEILFDHINRVDLQNRPFRLFGDGAEYSCDALIIATGASARYLGMESEEAFKGKGVSACATCDGFFYRNQKVAVVGGGNTAVEEALYLANIAAEVHLIHRRDSFRSEKILIDRLMEKVKNGNIVLHTDRTLDEVLGDDMGVTGVRLKSTQSDETEELAVAGVFIAIGHSPNTAIFGDQLALENGYIKVQSGTQGNATQTSIPGVFAAGDVMDHIYRQAITSAGTGCMAALDAERYLDGLMNDK encoded by the coding sequence ATGAGCACGGCTAAACATAGCAAATTGATTATTCTGGGTTCTGGCCCTGCGGGTTATACCGCCGCAGTTTATGCTGCACGCGCCAACCTGAAACCTGTATTGATTACCGGAATGGAAAAAGGTGGTCAGTTGACCACCACCACCGATGTCGAAAACTGGCCGGGTGATCCTGAGGGTCTGACTGGCCCGGCGCTGATGGAACGGATGCATGAGCATGCAGAAAAATTCCAGACAGAAATTCTGTTTGACCATATCAACCGCGTTGATTTGCAAAACCGTCCATTCCGCTTATTTGGCGATGGCGCAGAATACAGCTGTGATGCACTGATTATCGCAACCGGTGCCTCTGCCCGCTATCTGGGCATGGAGTCAGAAGAGGCATTTAAAGGTAAAGGGGTCTCTGCCTGTGCAACCTGTGATGGTTTCTTCTATCGTAATCAAAAAGTGGCGGTTGTCGGTGGCGGTAATACTGCGGTTGAAGAAGCACTTTATCTGGCTAATATCGCCGCTGAAGTGCATTTAATTCACCGCCGCGATAGCTTCCGCTCAGAAAAAATACTGATCGACCGCCTGATGGAAAAAGTGAAGAACGGCAACATTGTGCTGCACACTGATCGAACCTTAGACGAAGTGCTGGGTGATGATATGGGTGTCACGGGTGTTCGCCTGAAATCAACCCAGAGTGACGAAACTGAAGAGTTAGCCGTCGCGGGTGTCTTCATTGCGATCGGCCATAGTCCTAACACCGCTATCTTTGGTGACCAACTGGCGCTAGAGAATGGCTATATCAAAGTTCAGTCAGGTACTCAGGGCAATGCGACACAAACCTCTATTCCAGGGGTGTTCGCGGCAGGTGATGTCATGGATCACATCTATCGCCAAGCCATCACCTCAGCGGGTACTGGCTGTATGGCTGCGCTAGATGCAGAACGTTATCTTGATGGATTGATGAACGATAAATAA
- the cydD gene encoding heme ABC transporter permease/ATP-binding protein CydD — MNKTRQYELIRWLKKQSVPAQRWLRLSMLLGLFSGLLIIAQAWLLATLLQSLIIDKLPRTALTADFWLLAGTFALRAVISWLRERVGFICGMKVRQQIRKVVLDRLEQLGPAWVKGKPAGSWATIILEQIEDMQDYYSRYLPQMYLAVFIPVLILIALFPINWAAGLILFVTAPLIPLFMALVGMGAADANRRNFVALARLSGNFLDRLRGLDTLRLFNRAKAETDQIRNSSEDFRRRTMEVLRMAFLSSAVLEFFAAISIAVVAVYFGFSYLGELNFGSYGLGVTLFAGFLVLILAPEFFQPLRDLGTFYHAKAQAVGAAESLVTFLSSESESIGQGDKVLSGSDAITLEADELEILAPNGTRLAGPLTFSLSAGRRVAIVGLSGAGKSSLLNLLLGFLPYRGSLKVNGIELHELAPQAWRSQLSWVGQNPHLPEQTLVANILLGQPDADDSQLQQAVERAYINEFLSDLPQGLDTEVGDHSARLSVGQAQRVAVARALLNPCRLLLLDEPTASLDAHSEQLVMRALEEASRRQTTLLVTHQLEDTLGYDQIWVMDNGLLIQQGDYSSLSQATGSFANLLSHRSEEL; from the coding sequence ATGAATAAGACACGACAGTATGAGTTGATTCGTTGGCTGAAAAAACAAAGCGTTCCGGCGCAACGTTGGCTCCGCCTGTCCATGTTACTTGGCCTCTTTAGCGGACTATTGATTATCGCTCAAGCATGGTTACTAGCCACCTTGCTGCAATCTCTGATTATCGACAAATTGCCCCGAACTGCATTAACTGCCGATTTTTGGCTCCTGGCAGGGACTTTTGCATTGCGTGCCGTGATCAGTTGGTTACGTGAGCGGGTAGGATTTATTTGCGGCATGAAAGTCCGCCAGCAGATTCGTAAAGTCGTATTAGACCGATTAGAACAACTTGGCCCGGCTTGGGTAAAAGGCAAGCCTGCCGGAAGTTGGGCGACCATTATTCTGGAACAAATTGAAGATATGCAGGATTACTACTCCCGCTATCTGCCGCAAATGTATCTGGCGGTATTTATTCCGGTGCTGATTCTAATTGCCCTCTTCCCAATCAACTGGGCGGCGGGTTTGATTTTATTTGTCACCGCGCCGCTGATTCCGTTATTCATGGCATTAGTCGGGATGGGGGCGGCTGACGCCAACCGGCGTAACTTTGTCGCGTTAGCACGTCTGAGTGGCAATTTCCTTGATCGCTTACGGGGGCTAGATACCCTGCGGTTATTTAACCGTGCCAAGGCAGAAACAGACCAAATTCGCAACTCCTCGGAAGATTTCCGCCGCCGTACCATGGAAGTGCTGCGGATGGCCTTCCTCTCCTCCGCTGTATTGGAGTTTTTCGCGGCCATATCTATTGCCGTGGTCGCGGTTTACTTTGGTTTCTCCTATTTAGGCGAACTGAATTTTGGCAGCTACGGTTTAGGCGTAACACTGTTTGCTGGTTTTCTGGTCTTGATTCTGGCACCTGAATTTTTCCAGCCATTGAGGGATTTAGGAACCTTCTACCATGCCAAAGCACAGGCAGTAGGCGCGGCTGAATCACTGGTCACATTCTTAAGCAGTGAGAGTGAGTCTATCGGTCAGGGTGATAAGGTACTGAGTGGTTCAGATGCCATCACTCTTGAAGCGGATGAGTTGGAGATTTTGGCCCCCAACGGTACCCGCTTAGCTGGGCCGCTAACGTTCTCCCTGTCCGCAGGTAGACGTGTCGCTATCGTGGGCCTGAGCGGTGCAGGCAAGAGCTCATTACTCAACCTGTTACTGGGTTTTTTACCCTATCGCGGCTCGTTAAAAGTCAACGGCATTGAATTACATGAGTTGGCACCACAAGCCTGGCGTAGTCAGTTAAGCTGGGTCGGGCAAAATCCACACTTACCGGAACAAACACTGGTTGCCAATATTCTGCTAGGTCAACCTGACGCTGACGACAGCCAATTGCAGCAAGCGGTTGAGCGCGCATATATCAACGAATTTCTCTCAGATTTACCGCAAGGGCTGGATACTGAGGTCGGCGACCACTCTGCTCGTCTTTCCGTTGGGCAAGCCCAGCGGGTCGCGGTCGCTCGCGCATTACTCAACCCCTGCCGTTTACTGCTGCTAGATGAGCCAACAGCCAGCCTTGATGCCCACAGTGAACAGTTGGTAATGAGAGCACTAGAGGAAGCGTCTCGCAGGCAGACAACCTTACTGGTTACTCACCAGTTGGAAGATACTCTGGGGTATGATCAAATCTGGGTAATGGATAATGGCCTTTTGATTCAACAAGGTGATTACTCCAGCTTGAGTCAAGCTACCGGTTCATTTGCCAATCTGCTGTCCCACCGCAGTGAGGAGCTTTAA
- the cydC gene encoding heme ABC transporter ATP-binding protein/permease CydC, with product MRVLLPFLALYRRHWFLICLGIVLAIVTLLASIGLLTLSGWFLAGTAIAGPAGLYTFNYLLPAAGVRGAAITRTAGRYAERVVSHDATFRVLAHLRVFAFQKILPLSPAGIARFRQSELLNRLVADVDTLDHLYLRVISPLVAAIVIIAVVTFGLSYLDINLALTLGAILLGLLLLVPLIFYHAGQPIGRDLTNLRGLYRSQLTSWLQGQAELLVFGALSRFRASLDNIEQHWMGRQKQQASLAGLAQALMILASGLTVTYILWLAAGGIGDNSQPGALLALFVFTSLAAFEALLPVAGAFQHLGQVIASATRVAQLMEQKPEVTFPASGPAATLQVELEVTGLSFTYPQQSLPVLQNISLSLAAGEHIALLGRTGCGKSTLLQLLTRAWDASQGTITLNGMPLAQYDETTLRQMMTVVSQRVHIFSSTLRENLLLACPSASDAQLKTALEQVGLANLLDNSEGLNAWMGDGGRPLSGGEQRRLGIARALLHPTPLLLLDEPTEGLDAETEQQILALLRQHCRQKSLIIVTHRLYGLEYMDRICVMDGGMIVEQGNHQSLLQNKGRYYQFHQRH from the coding sequence ATGCGCGTACTTCTTCCCTTTCTGGCGCTGTATCGTCGCCATTGGTTCCTAATTTGTCTGGGCATTGTGTTGGCAATTGTTACCCTGCTGGCCAGTATCGGTTTACTCACGTTATCAGGCTGGTTCCTGGCAGGAACCGCCATCGCTGGCCCTGCTGGACTCTACACATTTAACTATTTGCTACCAGCTGCCGGTGTCCGTGGTGCGGCGATTACCCGCACAGCGGGCCGCTATGCCGAGCGCGTTGTCAGCCATGACGCAACATTTCGTGTACTGGCACATCTGCGGGTCTTCGCTTTTCAGAAAATCCTGCCACTCTCCCCTGCCGGTATCGCCCGTTTTCGCCAAAGTGAGCTGCTAAACCGTCTGGTGGCTGATGTCGACACGCTGGATCATCTCTATCTGCGAGTGATCTCACCACTGGTAGCCGCCATCGTCATTATCGCAGTAGTGACTTTTGGTCTGAGCTATCTGGACATCAATTTAGCACTGACCCTCGGTGCGATTCTGCTCGGATTGTTACTGCTGGTTCCATTGATTTTCTACCATGCCGGTCAACCTATTGGCCGTGATCTAACCAATTTGCGCGGTCTGTATCGTTCACAGCTGACCTCTTGGTTACAAGGGCAGGCCGAGTTATTGGTATTCGGTGCGTTAAGTCGTTTCCGTGCCTCACTGGACAACATTGAGCAGCACTGGATGGGACGCCAGAAGCAACAGGCTTCATTAGCGGGTTTGGCGCAAGCACTCATGATTCTAGCCTCCGGTTTGACCGTAACCTATATTTTATGGCTCGCGGCGGGTGGCATTGGTGATAATAGCCAGCCTGGCGCACTGCTGGCGCTGTTTGTCTTCACTTCATTGGCTGCGTTTGAAGCCCTACTGCCGGTAGCCGGTGCATTCCAACATTTGGGACAAGTTATCGCATCGGCAACCCGAGTCGCTCAGTTGATGGAACAAAAACCTGAAGTGACATTCCCAGCGAGTGGCCCAGCGGCAACCTTACAGGTGGAGCTGGAAGTGACAGGGTTGAGTTTTACCTACCCACAGCAATCTTTACCTGTTTTACAGAATATATCGCTGTCACTGGCCGCAGGAGAGCATATTGCGCTATTGGGCCGCACTGGTTGTGGCAAATCCACACTCTTGCAGTTATTAACTCGTGCCTGGGATGCCAGTCAGGGCACTATCACACTCAATGGGATGCCATTGGCCCAATATGATGAAACCACATTGCGTCAAATGATGACCGTAGTCAGCCAGCGGGTACACATTTTCAGCAGCACCTTGCGTGAAAACCTGTTACTTGCCTGCCCTTCTGCATCAGATGCACAGCTAAAAACGGCGCTAGAGCAAGTGGGATTAGCCAACTTGCTGGATAACAGCGAAGGGCTGAATGCATGGATGGGGGATGGTGGGCGGCCATTGTCTGGTGGTGAACAGCGGCGTTTGGGAATTGCCCGCGCCTTGTTACATCCTACACCCCTGTTGCTGCTTGATGAACCAACGGAAGGGTTGGATGCTGAAACCGAACAGCAAATTTTAGCGCTGCTACGTCAACATTGTCGCCAGAAAAGCCTAATTATTGTGACTCATCGTTTGTATGGGCTGGAGTATATGGACCGCATCTGCGTAATGGATGGCGGGATGATAGTCGAACAAGGCAACCACCAAAGTTTATTGCAAAATAAGGGCCGTTATTACCAGTTCCATCAACGCCATTGA